GCAGTAGTCGATCGCCGTCTTCACCAGAATACGGCTGTGCGCTTCCATATCGTCTATGCTCATGAACTCGTCGGCAAAGGCGCTGCGGATGCCGTTCGGATGGCCCGGTCCGAAGAGAACGCAGGGGATACCGAACTTCCACAGATGCGATGTGTCGTCGCCCGAGTAGGAGCCCGGGTTATGCACGCCCACCAGTTCCGGGGCCTCGCCCATGATCTGTGTGCGGTTTTCGACTACCAGCTGGACGATCTCCTCGTCGGCGTCGATCTCGTAGGGCTCGTGGCCCTTGGTAAGGCCGGTCCCGAAAAAGGCGGGAGCAGGGATGTCGATCTTGTATTCAAGTTCGGGGTCGTCCGACGCGACCTTGTCGATGGCACGCTTGAGATCTGCGGTGACGGACTCGATTGTCTGGCCCGGCAGGAAGCGCACGTCGCACAGGATGGTGGCATAGTCCGAAACGTAGTTCGGCCCCTTGAGATTGTAGTCCGTGCCGCGCCCGGCAATCACCGCGCCAACGTGGATGCAGGGGATATCGGGCAGGTCCGCGCGCGGCTCATAGGTGAACTCGATGGCGTCGATCGCCGGGATCACCTTGAGCATCTTCTGGATCGCGTCCACTGCGTTGTGCTTGTACATGATGTGCTCGGTCTTGCCTGTGATCGACACGCCGAAGATCGCGGTGCCGACGTTCATGGTCAGCACATTCCATGTTCCGAAGGGTTCGCAGCAGATCGCGGCATCGGTGCGGTAGCCGGTTTTCAGCAGCTCTTCCATGCCGTATCCGCCCTGAAGCTCGCCGCAGACCAGCGCCACTACGAGATCACCCTTGAGCTTGACGCCAGACTTGCGGATTGCCTCGGCCGCTTCGATCAGAGCCGCATCGGGGCCCTTCATGTTGATGATACCCGCACCGTAGAGCTTATCTCCGTCTATATGCGGTTCGAAGGGATCCCGGCTCCAGCCGAATGTGGTGACAGGGTCGGTGTCGAGGTGGCCGTTGAGCATCAGACTGCGCCCGCCGCCGGTGCCCTTGAGCGTGGCGACAACCTGCGCAAGGCCATGATCCAGCTCGTGCAACCAAACCTCGTATCCGCGTGCGCGGAACCATTCGGCCATTTTGTGTGCGAGCGCCGCCTCGGCGCCCTTCACGCTGTTGCTGCGCACCATGTCGCAGGCGATATCGACCATCTCTGCACGGTCGACATGCTCGAGCGCTTTGGTCGTATCCGCATCGAAAGTCTTGGTGATGGGGGAGTTCATCTTCGTTTCCTCATCTGGTTGTGGTTGAAAGTCATGCCGCCGCCGTGCCGCAAACAGGGAACACGGCCCGGCAGCGGCACTTACTGCACCCTTAGGGTGCTCGACGCCGAAATCAGGTCGCGCACGTAGCCGTGGGCAGGACGCAGGAAGATCTCCTCCGTCGGGCCTGTTTCGACGATCCGACCTTGCAGCATCACCGCCACGCGGTCGGCGATGTATCGAACGACACCAAGGTCATGGGTGACGAAGAGGATCGTCATCCGGTGCCGCTCGCGCAAATCGAGCATGAGTTCGAGGATCGCCTTCTGCACCGAGACGTCGAGAGCAGAGGTCGGCTCGTCGAGGATCATGATCGACGGATCCTGTGCCAGCGCGCGGGCGATGCTGACGCGCTGGCGCTCGCCACCCGAAAGTTGGCCAGGGCGACGGGAGAGGTAGGTTTCTGGCAGCTGCACGTCGCGCAGGAGGGCGCGGGCCCGGCCATCGCGCTCGGTACGTGGAACCCCACGGAGCTTCAGCGTGCGCTTCAGCATCCAGCCGATGCTGCGCGCCGGGTTGAGGGTGCTGGTCGGATCCTGGAAGACCATTGCAATGCTTGCGCTGCGCGGGCGGGCAGGGCGGATATCGATGGAATCGGGCCGGTCTGGCGCGTGCAATCCGGTGAGCACCCGGCTGAGTGTGGTCTTGCCCGAGCCACTTTCCCCGACAAGGGCGAGGATTTCTCCCTCGCGCAGCTCGAAAGACACCTTATCGAGCCCTTTCACCTGCCGCCCGTGGGAGCCACGGAAGGTGACGTCTAGGTCACTGACCTGCAGAACTTGCCGAGGCGTGGGCGCCTCTCCGACAGGCGCGCGAGTGCGTCCCCCGTGTGCTAGGTCTCCCTTGGGGATCGCGTCAATCAGCTTCCGGGTATAGGCGTGGCGTGGCGCTCCGAAGACTGCGCGGCTCGGGCCTTCCTCCACCAACTCACCCCTGAGCATCACCATCACTCGGTCGGCGTGGCGCGAGACCAGCCCGAGGTTGTGGCTGATCAGAATGATCGCTGTGCCGGTTTCGGCGCGCAGCCGATCTATCAGTTCGAGGATTGCGCGCTCAGTGCGCACGTCGAGACCGGTGGTCGGCTCGTCCATGATGATCACGTCGGGCTCGTTGGCCAAAGCCATGGCGATTACCACCCGCTGCAGTTGTCCGCCCGACAGCTGGTGCGGGTATCGCGTGCCAATGCGCTCGGGTTCCGGCAGGCGGACTTGGCGGAAGATTGCGATGGCGCGCTTGGCGGCCGCGTCCCGATCTCTCGAACTGCCGCGAATTGCCTCGCGTAGCTGTGCGCCGACGGTCATCAGAGGGTTCAGCGCAGTCATCGGGCTCTGATAAACCATCGAGATCCGCTGGCCCCACCATTTCCGTCGCTCAGTCGCACTGGCCTGACTGGTCTCACGACCGGCGATCGACAGGCGCTCGTAGATCAGGCGCGCCGTGGCGGGCAGGTAGCCGATGAGCGCAAGGCCCAGTGTCGACTTGCCCGAACCGGATTCACCGACAATGGCAAGGCATTCGCCCTTGCCCAGCCGCAGGGACACGTTCTTGACGGCCATCGGCCCGGAGGTGCCGTAGCGAACCGTTAAGTCGTTCACTTGGACCACTCGGGTCGCGTCGAGGGTTTGGGACAACACGTTCATGTGGTGAGCTCGTCGATCAGGATGTTGACGCAAAGTACGAGGAGGACGATCGCAGCGGTCGGGCCGATCGCTAGCCAAGGCGCAGTGGTGAGAAAGCCATTGGCCTCGCTTATCATCAGGCCCCAATCCGGGGTCGGCGGCTGCACTCCAAGCCCGAGAAAGCCGAGAGCCGCGAGGTTGAGCAGTGTGTAACTGACCCGGATTCCAGCCTCGACGCCGAGCACCGGCATCATGTTCGGCAGCATCTCGTAGAACATGATGCCCAAGGCGCGCTCGTTGCGAAGACGGGCAGCGTCGACGAAGGGCAGATGGGCGACCTGCATGGCGGCGGTGCGGGCAACGCGCGACACTGGCGGGACGAACATCACCGTGATCGCCAGGACCAGAACGTCGAGGCCGCTGCCGAAGACCGCAAGAACGAGAAGTGCGATTAACAACGAGGGCAGTGCCAGCAGAACGTCCATGACGCGCATCAGGACGAGGTCGACCGTTCCGCCGCAATAACCGCAGACCAGTCCGATCAGCGTTCCGAGGGTCATTGCGCTGAGCGTACAGATCGCGGTCAGCGTCAGTGTCGTGCGGCCACCGGTCAACACGCGGGTCAGGATATCCCGTCCAAAGAGATCGGTGCCCAGCCAATGCGCGACAGACGGGCCCTTCAGGGCTTCGGCAGGAGCGATGTTGAAGGCATCGTAGGGGGAAACCGAAGGCC
This portion of the Salipiger sp. CCB-MM3 genome encodes:
- a CDS encoding M20 family metallopeptidase — translated: MNSPITKTFDADTTKALEHVDRAEMVDIACDMVRSNSVKGAEAALAHKMAEWFRARGYEVWLHELDHGLAQVVATLKGTGGGRSLMLNGHLDTDPVTTFGWSRDPFEPHIDGDKLYGAGIINMKGPDAALIEAAEAIRKSGVKLKGDLVVALVCGELQGGYGMEELLKTGYRTDAAICCEPFGTWNVLTMNVGTAIFGVSITGKTEHIMYKHNAVDAIQKMLKVIPAIDAIEFTYEPRADLPDIPCIHVGAVIAGRGTDYNLKGPNYVSDYATILCDVRFLPGQTIESVTADLKRAIDKVASDDPELEYKIDIPAPAFFGTGLTKGHEPYEIDADEEIVQLVVENRTQIMGEAPELVGVHNPGSYSGDDTSHLWKFGIPCVLFGPGHPNGIRSAFADEFMSIDDMEAHSRILVKTAIDYCNRDA
- a CDS encoding ATP-binding cassette domain-containing protein; translated protein: MNVLSQTLDATRVVQVNDLTVRYGTSGPMAVKNVSLRLGKGECLAIVGESGSGKSTLGLALIGYLPATARLIYERLSIAGRETSQASATERRKWWGQRISMVYQSPMTALNPLMTVGAQLREAIRGSSRDRDAAAKRAIAIFRQVRLPEPERIGTRYPHQLSGGQLQRVVIAMALANEPDVIIMDEPTTGLDVRTERAILELIDRLRAETGTAIILISHNLGLVSRHADRVMVMLRGELVEEGPSRAVFGAPRHAYTRKLIDAIPKGDLAHGGRTRAPVGEAPTPRQVLQVSDLDVTFRGSHGRQVKGLDKVSFELREGEILALVGESGSGKTTLSRVLTGLHAPDRPDSIDIRPARPRSASIAMVFQDPTSTLNPARSIGWMLKRTLKLRGVPRTERDGRARALLRDVQLPETYLSRRPGQLSGGERQRVSIARALAQDPSIMILDEPTSALDVSVQKAILELMLDLRERHRMTILFVTHDLGVVRYIADRVAVMLQGRIVETGPTEEIFLRPAHGYVRDLISASSTLRVQ
- a CDS encoding ABC transporter permease, with the protein product MVAETLRKPRLPLPVFPAFRRLSPAAQIALGLLLVLVAMIAIGPSVSPYDAFNIAPAEALKGPSVAHWLGTDLFGRDILTRVLTGGRTTLTLTAICTLSAMTLGTLIGLVCGYCGGTVDLVLMRVMDVLLALPSLLIALLVLAVFGSGLDVLVLAITVMFVPPVSRVARTAAMQVAHLPFVDAARLRNERALGIMFYEMLPNMMPVLGVEAGIRVSYTLLNLAALGFLGLGVQPPTPDWGLMISEANGFLTTAPWLAIGPTAAIVLLVLCVNILIDELTT